The Amycolatopsis methanolica 239 nucleotide sequence GGAGGAGACGGTCACCGGGCTGGCGCACGTAGAGGTCCCCGGCCGGATGGAGCGGGTGTACCTGGGCCAGGACTTCACCGCCGTCGTCGACTACGCCCACAAGCCGGCCGCGGTGGCGCAGGCCCTGGACGCGCTGCGCGCCCGCACCGAGGGCCGGATCATCACCGTCCTCGGCTGCGGCGGCGACCGGGACACCGCGAAGCGCCCGATGATGGGCGAGGCCGCCGCGAAGCGCAGCGAGGTACTCATCGTCACCGACGACAACCCGCGGTCGGAGGACCCGGCCGCGATCCGCGCCGCGATGCTGACCGGGGCCCGTGCGGCCGGTCACGACGCGGGCGAGGTGCTGGAGATCGGCGACCGGCGCGAGGCGATCGTCAAGGCCGTCGAGTTGGCCGGGGCGGGGGACGTCGTGCTGATCGCGGGGAAGGGCCACGAGACCGGCCAGGAGGCCGCGGGCGTCGTGCACCCCTTCTCCGACCGCGACGAGCTGGCGGCGGCGATACGGCGCCGGCTCGAAGAGAACCAGGAGACCCGTTGATCCCGCTGACCCTGGAGCAGATCGCCGCCGTCACCGGCGGGCGGCTGCACCGCACCGACGGACGCGAGACGGTCACCGGCAGCGTCGAGTTCGACTCGCGCCGCCTCACCCCGGGCGGGCTGTTCGTCGCCCTGCCCGGCGAGAAGGTCGACGGGCACGCCTTCGCCGGCAAGGCGATGGAGAGCGGCGCCGCCGGCGTACTGGCCGCGCGCGAGGTCGACGCCCGCGCGGTGATCGTGCCGCCGCTGCCGCCCGGCCAGGCGCACGAGCGCGCGCTGGCGCTGACCGGCGACAAGGACGGCTCCGGCGCCGCCGTGCTGGCCGCGCTGGCCAAGCTGGCCCGGCACGTGGTGATCGAGCTGTCCCGCGGCGGGCTCGCCGTCGTCGGGGTCACCGGCTCCTCCGGCAAGACCTCCACCAAGGACCTCATCGCGCAGCTGCTGGAGCCGATGGGCGAGACGGTCGCGCCGCCCGGATCGTTCAACAACGAGCTGGGCCACCCGTGGACCGCGCTGCGCGCCGACGAGCGCACCCGCCACCTGGTGCTGGAGATGTCCGCCCGCGGCCCAGGCCACATCGCGCACCTCGCGGAGGTCGCCCCGCCGCGCATCGGCGCGGTGCTCAACGTGGGCAGCGCCCACGTCGGCGAGTTCGGCTCGCGCGAGGCGATCGCCAAGACCAAGGGCGAGCTGGTCGAGGCCCTGCCGTCGGTGGACGAGGGCGGGGTCGCGGTCCTCAACCTGGACGACCCGCTGGTCGCGGCGATGGCGAGCCGCACGACGGCCCGCGTCGTCGGTGTCGGCGAGCACCCGGACGCGCAGGTGCGCGCCGAGGACATCACCCTCGACGAGCAGGCCCGCGCCTCCTTCCGGCTCATCACTCCCGCCGGGGAGGCGCCGGTGACGCTGTCGCTGTACGGCGAGCACCACGTCGGCAACGCGCTCACGGCCGCCGCGATCGCGCTCGAACTGGGCGCGACCGTCGAGCAGGTCGCGCAGCGCCTGTCGGCCGCCCAGCGCCGCTCCGCGCGCCGCATGGAGGTCACCACCAGGGCCGACGGCGTCGTGGTCATGAACGACTCCTACAACGCCAACCCGGAGTCGATGCGCGCCGCGCTCAAGACACTGGCCTCGGCCAGCCGCGGCAAGCGGTCTTGGGCGGTCCTCGGTGTGATGGGCGAACTCGGTGCCGATAGCGTGTCCGCGCACGACGAGATCGGCCGCCTCGCGGTCCGGCTCAACATCAGCAGGCTCGTGGTGGTCGGAGACGAGGCCGCCGCGATGCACCAGGGCGCCAGCCACGAGGGTTCGTGGGGTGAGGAGTCCGTGCTGGTGCCCGACGCCGCCGCCGCGATCGACCTCCTGCGCGAGCAGCTGGAACCCGGTGACGTCGTGCTCGTGAAGGCTTCGAAGGTCGCCGAGCTCTGGCTCGTCGCTGACGCACTGCTCAAGGAAGGTGTTGCGTGATCAGCATTCTGATCGCGGCCGCGATCGGTCTCCTGGTCTCCATCCTGCTCACGCCCTACCTCATCCGGGTGTTCTCCCGGCAGGGCTTCGGCCAGGAGATCCGCGAGGAGGGCCCGCAGGGCCACAAGTCCAAGCGCGGCACGCCCACGATGGGCGGGGTCGCGATCATCATCGCGATGGTGGTCGGCTACTTCGCCGCGCACCTGATGAACTGGATCGGCTCCGGCAGCTCCGCGAACGACGGCCCGTCCGCGTCCGGCCTGCTGGTGCTGTTCCTCGCGGTCGGCCTCGGCGTGGTGGGGTTCCTCGACGACTTCATCAAGATCCGCAAGCAGCGCAACCTGGGGCTGAACAAGACCGCGAAGCTGGTCGGCCAGCTCGTGGTCGCGGTCGCCTTCGGCATCCTGGCGCTGCAGTTCGCCGACCGCTACGGCCTCACCCCGGCCTCGCGGAACCTCAGCTACGTGCGTGACCTCGCGCTGATCACCTTCCCCGCGGTGATCTTCGTGATCTTCTGCTACGTGGTCATCTCCGGCTGGTCGAACGCGGTGAACTTCACCGACGGCCTGGACGGCTTGGCCGGCGGCACCTCGGCGATGGTGCTCGCCACCTACGTGGTGATCGCGTTCTGGCAGGCCCGCCTGTCCTGCGTGGTGACCCCGCAGGCCGCCTGCTACGACGTGCGCGACCCGCTGGACCTGGCCGTGGTCGCGGCCGCCGCGGCCGGGGCCTGCGTCGGCTTCCTGTGGTGGAACGCCGCGCCCGCGAAGATCTTCATGGGCGACACCGGTTCGCTGGCGCTGGGCGGCCTGGTCGCGGGCCTGTCCATCACCACCCGCACCGAGCTGCTCGCCATCGTCATCGGCGGCCTGTTCATGGTCGAGATGATCTCGGTGGTGCTGCAGATCGCGGTGTTCCGCACGACGCGCCGCCGCCTGTTCCGGATGGCGCCGTTCCACCACCACTTCGAGCTGGCCGGCTGGGCCGAAACCACGGTGATCATCCGGTTCTGGCTGCTCGCGGCCATCTGCTGCATGTTCGGCCTCGGCCTCTTCTACTCCGAACAGCTGGGCGCGGGAGGCTGACAGTGTTCGCCGGACGCAACGTGCTCGTCGCCGGCGCCGGGGTCACCGGGCGCTCGGCCGTGCGGGCCCTGACCGAGCGTGGCGCCCGGGTCACGGTCACCGACGGCAACGCCGAGCGGCTGGCCGAGCTGGACGGCCTGGGCGCCGAACTGGCCCCGGGCCTCACCGAACCGCCCGCCGGCACCGACCTGGTGGTCACCAGCCCCGGCTGGCGGCCGACCGCGCCGCTGCTGGTCGCCTCGGCCGCCGCAGGCATCGAGGTGATCGGCGACGTCGAGCTGGCCTGGCGCGCCTCCCGGGACCTGCCGAACCCGGCCACCTGGCTCGCCGTCACCGGCACCAACGGCAAGACCACGACGGTGGGCATGCTGGAGTCGATGCTGCGTGCCGGCGGAGTGCACGCGCTGGCCTGCGGCAACATCGGCCTGCCGGTGCTGGACGCGGTGTTCGAGGGTTACGAGGCGCTGGCGGTGGAGCTGTCCAGCTTCCAGCTGCACTGGTCCTCGACGCTCGCGCCGCACGCGTCGGTGGTGCTCAACCTCGCCGAGGACCACCTGGACTGGCACGGCACGATGGAGTCCTACGCCGCCGCGAAGGGCACCATCCACGCCCACTCGAACGTCGTCGTGCACAACTCGGACGATCCGTGGTCGGTGCGGCTGGCCGGCGAGTACGCCCCCGCCGGGGCGAAGCGCGTCGGGTTCCGGCTGGACACCCCGCGGCCGGGCGAGCTGGGCCTCGTCGAGGACCTGCTGATCGACCGCGCCTACGGCCCGGACCCGCAGCACTCCGCCGACGAGCTGATCTCGGTGAGCGAGGTGCGCCCGGCGGGCCCGCACAACCTCGCCAACGCCCTCGCCGCGGCCGCGCTGGCCCGCGCCTACGGCATCGACCCCGCGGGGGTCGCCAAGGGCCTGCGCGAGTTCCAGCCGGGCGCGCACCGAGCCGTCGAGGTGGGCGAGTTCGGCGGGGTCCGCTACGTCAACGACTCCAAGGCCACCAACCCGCACGCCGCGGCCGGGTCGCTGCTCGCGCACTCCAGCGTGGTGTGGATCGCGGGCGGGCAGCTCAAGGGCGCCGCGGTCGACGAGCTGGTCGAGGTGGTCGCCGGGCGGCTGCGTGGCGTGGTGCTGATGGGCGCCGACGCCCCGGTGATCGCCGCCGCTCTCGCGCGACACGCGCCGGATGTCCCCGTCCATCGGGTCGCCTCGGGTGACGATGGGGCCATGAACGAGGCGGTCTCGGTGGCCAGCGACCTGGCCCGGCCCGGTGACGTGGTGCTGCTGGCGCCCGCCGGAGCGTCCCTGGACATGTTCCGCAACTACGCCCATCGGGGTGACGCCTTCGCCGACGCGGTCCTGGCCCGTGCCTCGGGGTCTGCCGATGACGGTCGTTGAGGACAAGGAGCAGGACAGCGCGCCACGCAGACGGGACCGGGGCGACCGGCAGAGCCCGGCGCGCGCGACGTTCACCGCGCTGACCGCGTGGCTGTCCCGTCCGCTGGCCGACTTCCACCTGGTGCTGGCCCTGACCGGCCTGCTGACGTCGATCGGCATCGTGATGGTGCTGTCGGCGTCCTCGGTGGCCTCGGTCGACCCGGACACCGGCTCGGGCGTGTACTCGCTGTTCAAGAAGCACCTGATCTTCGTGCTCACCGGGTCGGTCGTGTTCTGGGTGGCGCTGCGGATGCCGCTGAAGCGGACCCGCGCGCTGTCCTCCATGGCCGTGGTGGTGTGCCTGGCGATGCTGGCGCTGGTGCTGACGCCGCTCGGTTCGGCGGGCGGCGGCGCCCAGCGGTGGTTCGTGGTGGGCGGCTTCTCGGTGCAGCCGGTCGAGTTCACCAAGGTCGCCTTCGCGCTGTGGGGGGCGCACGTGCTGGTCACCAAGTACCACGTGCTGCACCAGTGGCGGCACCTGATGGTGCCGGTGGTGCCGGTCGCGCTGCTGATGTTCGCGCTGGTCATGGCACAGCCCAACCTGTCCGGCACGATCACGCTCGGCGTGGTGCTGCTGTCGCTGCTGTGGTTCGCCGGCGCGCCCAAGCGGCTGTTCGCGGTGATCCTGGCCGGCGGCGTCGCCGGGGCAGTGGTGCTGGCGCTGACCGCGTCCTACCGCATGTCGCGGGTGATGTCGTTCCTGTCGCCGGGCTCGGACACCAGCGGCGCCGCGTACCAGGCCACGCAGGCCAAGTACGCGCTGGCCGACGGCGGCCTGTTCGGCAAGGGCCTCGGGCAGGGGCCGTCGAAGTGGTCCTACCTGCCCAACGTGCAGAACGACTTCATCTTCGCGGTGATCGGCGAGGAGCTCGGGTTCATCGGCTGCATCGTGGTCATCGGCCTGTTCGTCGGGCTCGCGATCGTGGGCCTGCGCATCGCCATGCGTAACCTGGACCCGTGGATCCGGATCACCGCCGGCACGCTGACGGTGTTCACGGTGTCGCAGGCCGGGATCAACATCGGCTACGTGGTCGGGCTGCTGCCCGTCACCGGCGTGACGCTGCCGCTGATCTCGGCGGGCGGCACGTCCATCTGGGTCACCATGTTCCTGATGGGCCTGCTGGCCAACGCCGCCCGGCACGAGCCGGAGTCGGTCGCGGCGCTGCGGTCGCAGGGGCCGGGCAAGTTCGGCCGCCTCCTGCGCCTGCCCGCCCCCGAGGTCTACCGGCCGCCGGCGCGGCGGCGGGGGAGCGGCCGTCCGGCACCCCGCGGTGACCGGCCATCGGGCCGCGGGGCACGATCGGCGCAGGCGCCCGAGCGCCGGCGCTCGACGCCGGCCAGACGGGGAAGTTCAGTGCGGAGAGGGACGTAGGAGCAAGTGAGCAAGGCGGTTACCGGCGTGGCTCCCACCGTGGTGGTGGCGGGCGGCGGCACGGCCGGACACATCGAACCCGCGCTGGCGCTGGCCGACGCCGTGCGGCGGCTGCGGCCGGACGCCACGGTGGTCGCACTCGGCACGTCCCGCGGGCTGGAGAACAAGCTGGTCCCGGCGCGCGGATACCCGCTGGAGCTGATCCCGCCGGTGCCGCTGCCGCGCAAGCCGACCACCGATCTGCTGCGGCTGCCGCTGAAGATCCGCGACTCGGTGAAGCAGACGCGCGAGGTGCTGGACCGGGTCGGCGCGGACGTCGTGGTCGGGTTCGGCGGTTACGTGTCGCTGCCGGCGTACTTCGCCGCGCGCGGCCGGGTGCCGATCGTGGTGCACGAGGCCAACCAGTCGCCGGGTCTGGCCAACCGGGTCGGCGCGCGCTTCGCGAAGCGGGTCGCGGTCGCGGTGCCGGGCACGCCGCTGCCGGGCGCGGAGGTCGTGGGCATCCCGCTGCGGCGGTCGATCACCTCGCTGGACCGGGTGGCGCTGCGGGCGGAGGCCCGCGCGCACTTCGGGCTCGACCCGGACGCGCCGACGCTGCTGGTGTTCGGCGGTTCGCAGGGCGCCCAGTCGATCAACAACGCGGTGTCCGGCGCGGCCAAGGAGCTGGCCGAGGCCGGGATCGGCGTGCTGCACGCGCACGGTCCGAAGAACAGCCTGGTCGTGCAGGAGTTCCCGGGCCGCCCGCCGTACGTGCCGGTGCCCTACCTGGAGCGGATGGACCTGGCCTACGCGGCGGCCGACGTGGTGCTGTGCCGGTCCGGCGCGATGACCGCGGCCGAGGTGTCCGCGGTCGGGCTGCCCGCGGTGTTCGTGCCGCTGCCGCACGGCAACGGCGAGCAGGCGATCAACGCCAGGCCCGCGGTGGATGCCGGCGCGGCGCTGCTGGTGCCCGACGCCGACCTGACCCCGGCGAAGGTGGCCGAGCTGGTCGTCCCGCTGGTCACCGACGCCGCCCGGGTCGCTCGGATGGGGTCGGCGGCGGTCGGGCTCGGCCACCGCGAGGCTGACGAGGTGCTGGCGCGGATCGTCCTGGAGGTGTGCGGAAAGTGAGCGACGTTCCCGCAGAGCTGAGCCGGGCCCACCTGATCGGGATCGGCGGCGCGGGCATGAGCGGCATCGCGCGGATCCTGCTGGCGCGCGGCGCCCGCGTGTCCGGCTCGGACGCCAAGGACTCCCGCGCGTTCCTGACGTTGCGCGCGCAGGGCGCCGAGATCGGCATCGGGCAGCGCCCGGAGAACCTGGACGCGCTGCCCGGCGGCCCGTCCGCGGTGGTCGTGTCGACCGCGATCAAGGAGAGCAACCCGGAGCTGGTGGCCGCCCGCGAGCGCGGCATCCCGGTGCTGCACCGGGCGCAGGCGCTGGCGCTGCTGATGGCCGGGCACCGGGTCGCCTGCATCGCGGGCACGCACGGCAAGACCTCGACCACGTCCATGCTCACCGTCGCGCTGCAGCACTGTCGGCTGGACCCGTCGTTCGCGATCGGGGGCGACCTCAACGAGTCCGGCGCGAACGCCCACCACGGCGAGGGCGGGCTGTTCGTGGCCGAGGCCGACGAGAGCGACGGGTCGTTCCTGAGCTACTCGCCGTCGGTGGCGGTGGTGACCAACGTCGAGCCGGACCACCTGGACCACCACGGCACCGCCGAGGCCTACACGGCCGTCTTCACGCAGTTCACGCGCCGGATCGAGCCGGGCGGCCTGCTGATCGTGTGCGCCGACGACGAGGCCGCGAACGCGCTGGGCGACCACGCGGCGGCCGCGGGCGTGCGGGTGCGCCGGTACGGCCGGTCGGTGACGGATCCGGGCGACGCCAAGGTGCTGGACTACCGGCCCGCCGACGGCGGCGGGATCATCCGGATCGCACTGGACGGCCGGGAGACCGACGTGCGGGTCGCGGTTCCGGGCGAGCACATGGCCTTCAACGCCGTGGCCGCCCTGCTGGCCGGGCTGGAGCTGGGCGCGCCGCTGGACGGGCTGTCCGAGGGGCTGGCCGCGTTCGGCGGGGTGCGGCGCCGGTTCGAGTTCAAGGGCCGCGCCGGCGACGTGCGGGTCTACGACGACTACGCCCACCACCCCACGGAGGTCGCCGCGCAGCTGCGCGCGGTGCGGCACGCGGCCGGGAGCGGCCGCGTGGTCGTGGTGTTCCAGCCGCACCTGTACTCGCGCACGAAGCTGTTCGCGGCGGAGTTCGCCGAGGCGCTGGGGCTGGCCGACGAGGTCGTGCTGCTGAATGTCTACGGCGCGCGGGAGGAGCCGGAGCCGGGTGTCAGCGGTACGTTGATCGCGGAGAAGATCACCGGCGCCGGGGTGCACTACGAGCCGGCGTTCGACCGGGCCGTGGCGCTGGCCGCGGATCTGGTCAAGCCCGGCGACCTGCTGGTCACCATGGGCGCGGGCGACGTGACGCAGCTGGGGCCGGAGATCCTGGCGGAGCTGGACCGGCGGGCCGGGGGCTAGGTGGCGACGCGAGCGCGGAGCGAGGAGCGCAGCAGGCCGTCCACGCGGCGGTCGTCGTCGGCGGTGCGCAGCCGCCGGGGACGGCGCCCGCTGACGGCGCGGCGGCGCACCGGCACGGGCGTCTCGCGGCGCCGCGCGCTGCGGCGCCGCTGGGTGGCGTTGCTGACCGTGCTGACGGTGGCCGGCCTGGCGTACGTCGTGTTGTTCACGTCGCTGCTGGGCGTGCGGTCGGTGGAGGTGCACGGCGCGAACAGCGTGCCGGGGGACCAGATCCTGGCCGCTGCCGCGGTGCCCGACCTGAAGCCGATGCTGTTGCTGGACACCGACGAGATCGCCGCCCGCGTGACGGCGATCCCCGGGGTGGCCACTGTGGACGTCTCCAGGTCGTGGCCGTCCACTGTAGACATTACGGTGACGGAGCGGACGCCGATCGGCTTCACCGCGGCGGCCGACGGGTTCCACCTGGTCGATTCCGGCGGTCTGGACTACAAGACGGTGCAGAACAAGCCGGAGGGCCTGCCGGAGGTGCAGGTGGCGGCGGTTGCCCCGGACGACCCGGTGACGCGTTCGGTGGTGGCGGTGCTCGCGACGGTGCCCGCGCCGCTGAAGGGGCAGATCACCGTCGTGCGGGCCAAGACCCCGGGCGGCGTGGAGTTCACGCTGGCCGGCGGAAAGACCGTGCGCTGGGGGAACGCGGAGAAGGCGGACCGCAAGGCGCAGGTGCTGAACGTGCTGCTGACCCGCGAGGGGCAGGTCTACGACGTCGCGAGCCCCGAGCTGCCGACCGTCTCCTGAGGACGGACACGCGGTCGCACGTCGTCGAGGATGTGCGACCGCGGGGCCATTGTCCTACGCGGGCTCAGTCGAGCGCCGCGTCCAGCGTGATCGTCGTGCCGGCCAGGGCCTTCGACACCGGGCAGGTCTGCTCGGCCGTCTTCGCCAGCTCGGCGAACTTCGCCGCGTCCACGCCGGGCACGCTGGCGCGCAGGGTGATCGCGATGCCGCTGATCTCGAAGCCGCCGCCCGCGGCCGGGCCGAGCGTGACCTCGGCGCTGACGTCGATGGAGTCGGCGCGCAGGTTCTGCGATTCCAGTACGCCGGACAGGTTCATCGCCAGGCACGACGAGTGCGCGGCGGCGATGAGTTCCTCCGGGCTGGTCTGGCCCTCCGGGTTGCCCGCGCGGGTCGGGAACGACACGTCGAACTGGCCTGCGTTCGACGAGTCGAGCGTGACGTGGCCCTTGCCGTTCTGCAGGCCGCCTTCCCAGTGGGTGGTGGCGTCGCGACTGGGCATGGTGTTCCCCTTCCGTTGGATGAAGATCCTTCCGCTCACAAACATAGCGCGCAATTCAATTGCGCGCAATACATCCACTGTGGAAAGCTGGCGGTCATGATCAGAACGGAGCCGGCCTTCGACGGCGGCGAGCGCGAGCAACTCGGGGCCTTCCTGGACTTCCTGCGCGAGGCCGTCGTGCTCAAGTGCGAGGGCCTGACCGACGAGCAGGCCCGCCGCAGCCTCGTGCCGAGCGAGCTGACCACGATCGCCGGCCTGGTCGGCCACCTGACCTATGTGGAGCACCGCTGGTTCGAGGTGGTCCTCGCCGGCCGTCTCAGCCGGTGGGACGAGAAGCTGGCCGCCGACCGCGACGCGGACTTCCGCGAGGCGCTCACGATCCCGCTCGGGGACCTGGTGGCCGCTTACCGCGCGCAGTGCGCGGTAAGCCGCGAGATCGCCGCCGGGCTGACGCCGGAGACCCTCGTGTCCTTCCGGGACGGCTCGGTCAACCTGCGTTACGTGCTGATCCACATGGTGGAGGAGACTGGGCGGCACGTCGGGCACCTCGACCTGCTGCGTGAGCTGACCGACGGCCGGACCGGCGAATGACGCGTCCGGCGCGGTGATTTTGCAACGCCACGGCCGACACGCGGCGTGGCTACTGGATTCCGGTTCGCCGGATCCCTACCGTCGGCGGACGGAGCGGGGAGTTGACATAACTCTGAACCTTGAGTTTAGGTTGAGGGTTTTTCGCTCCCGGTGAGCGGTACGAGGAATTCACGATAGGAAGGCGGACCCGATGACGCCCCCGCACAACTACCTCGCGGTGATCAAGGTCGTCGGCATCGGCGGAGGCGGCGTGAACGCCGTCAACCGCATGATCGAGGTCGGCCTCAAGGGTGTCGAGTTCATCGCGATCAACACGGACGCGCAGGCGCTGCTGATGTCCGACGCCGATGTCAAGCTCGACATCGGCCGCGAGCTGACCCGCGGCCTTGGCGCCGGCGCCAACCCCGAGGTGGGGCACAAGGCCGCCGAGGACCACCGCGAGGAGATCGAGGAGGTGCTCAAGGGCGCCGACATGGTCTTCGTGACCGCGGGCGAGGGCGGTGGCACCGGCACCGGCGGCGCGCCGGTGGTCGCCTCGATCGCGCGCAAGCTGGGCGCGCTCACGATCGGCGTGGTGACCCGGCCGTTCACCTTCGAGGGCAAGCG carries:
- a CDS encoding UDP-N-acetylmuramoyl-tripeptide--D-alanyl-D-alanine ligase, with amino-acid sequence MIPLTLEQIAAVTGGRLHRTDGRETVTGSVEFDSRRLTPGGLFVALPGEKVDGHAFAGKAMESGAAGVLAAREVDARAVIVPPLPPGQAHERALALTGDKDGSGAAVLAALAKLARHVVIELSRGGLAVVGVTGSSGKTSTKDLIAQLLEPMGETVAPPGSFNNELGHPWTALRADERTRHLVLEMSARGPGHIAHLAEVAPPRIGAVLNVGSAHVGEFGSREAIAKTKGELVEALPSVDEGGVAVLNLDDPLVAAMASRTTARVVGVGEHPDAQVRAEDITLDEQARASFRLITPAGEAPVTLSLYGEHHVGNALTAAAIALELGATVEQVAQRLSAAQRRSARRMEVTTRADGVVVMNDSYNANPESMRAALKTLASASRGKRSWAVLGVMGELGADSVSAHDEIGRLAVRLNISRLVVVGDEAAAMHQGASHEGSWGEESVLVPDAAAAIDLLREQLEPGDVVLVKASKVAELWLVADALLKEGVA
- the mraY gene encoding phospho-N-acetylmuramoyl-pentapeptide-transferase, whose product is MISILIAAAIGLLVSILLTPYLIRVFSRQGFGQEIREEGPQGHKSKRGTPTMGGVAIIIAMVVGYFAAHLMNWIGSGSSANDGPSASGLLVLFLAVGLGVVGFLDDFIKIRKQRNLGLNKTAKLVGQLVVAVAFGILALQFADRYGLTPASRNLSYVRDLALITFPAVIFVIFCYVVISGWSNAVNFTDGLDGLAGGTSAMVLATYVVIAFWQARLSCVVTPQAACYDVRDPLDLAVVAAAAAGACVGFLWWNAAPAKIFMGDTGSLALGGLVAGLSITTRTELLAIVIGGLFMVEMISVVLQIAVFRTTRRRLFRMAPFHHHFELAGWAETTVIIRFWLLAAICCMFGLGLFYSEQLGAGG
- the murD gene encoding UDP-N-acetylmuramoyl-L-alanine--D-glutamate ligase is translated as MFAGRNVLVAGAGVTGRSAVRALTERGARVTVTDGNAERLAELDGLGAELAPGLTEPPAGTDLVVTSPGWRPTAPLLVASAAAGIEVIGDVELAWRASRDLPNPATWLAVTGTNGKTTTVGMLESMLRAGGVHALACGNIGLPVLDAVFEGYEALAVELSSFQLHWSSTLAPHASVVLNLAEDHLDWHGTMESYAAAKGTIHAHSNVVVHNSDDPWSVRLAGEYAPAGAKRVGFRLDTPRPGELGLVEDLLIDRAYGPDPQHSADELISVSEVRPAGPHNLANALAAAALARAYGIDPAGVAKGLREFQPGAHRAVEVGEFGGVRYVNDSKATNPHAAAGSLLAHSSVVWIAGGQLKGAAVDELVEVVAGRLRGVVLMGADAPVIAAALARHAPDVPVHRVASGDDGAMNEAVSVASDLARPGDVVLLAPAGASLDMFRNYAHRGDAFADAVLARASGSADDGR
- the ftsW gene encoding putative lipid II flippase FtsW — protein: MTVVEDKEQDSAPRRRDRGDRQSPARATFTALTAWLSRPLADFHLVLALTGLLTSIGIVMVLSASSVASVDPDTGSGVYSLFKKHLIFVLTGSVVFWVALRMPLKRTRALSSMAVVVCLAMLALVLTPLGSAGGGAQRWFVVGGFSVQPVEFTKVAFALWGAHVLVTKYHVLHQWRHLMVPVVPVALLMFALVMAQPNLSGTITLGVVLLSLLWFAGAPKRLFAVILAGGVAGAVVLALTASYRMSRVMSFLSPGSDTSGAAYQATQAKYALADGGLFGKGLGQGPSKWSYLPNVQNDFIFAVIGEELGFIGCIVVIGLFVGLAIVGLRIAMRNLDPWIRITAGTLTVFTVSQAGINIGYVVGLLPVTGVTLPLISAGGTSIWVTMFLMGLLANAARHEPESVAALRSQGPGKFGRLLRLPAPEVYRPPARRRGSGRPAPRGDRPSGRGARSAQAPERRRSTPARRGSSVRRGT
- the murG gene encoding undecaprenyldiphospho-muramoylpentapeptide beta-N-acetylglucosaminyltransferase gives rise to the protein MSKAVTGVAPTVVVAGGGTAGHIEPALALADAVRRLRPDATVVALGTSRGLENKLVPARGYPLELIPPVPLPRKPTTDLLRLPLKIRDSVKQTREVLDRVGADVVVGFGGYVSLPAYFAARGRVPIVVHEANQSPGLANRVGARFAKRVAVAVPGTPLPGAEVVGIPLRRSITSLDRVALRAEARAHFGLDPDAPTLLVFGGSQGAQSINNAVSGAAKELAEAGIGVLHAHGPKNSLVVQEFPGRPPYVPVPYLERMDLAYAAADVVLCRSGAMTAAEVSAVGLPAVFVPLPHGNGEQAINARPAVDAGAALLVPDADLTPAKVAELVVPLVTDAARVARMGSAAVGLGHREADEVLARIVLEVCGK
- the murC gene encoding UDP-N-acetylmuramate--L-alanine ligase; the encoded protein is MSDVPAELSRAHLIGIGGAGMSGIARILLARGARVSGSDAKDSRAFLTLRAQGAEIGIGQRPENLDALPGGPSAVVVSTAIKESNPELVAARERGIPVLHRAQALALLMAGHRVACIAGTHGKTSTTSMLTVALQHCRLDPSFAIGGDLNESGANAHHGEGGLFVAEADESDGSFLSYSPSVAVVTNVEPDHLDHHGTAEAYTAVFTQFTRRIEPGGLLIVCADDEAANALGDHAAAAGVRVRRYGRSVTDPGDAKVLDYRPADGGGIIRIALDGRETDVRVAVPGEHMAFNAVAALLAGLELGAPLDGLSEGLAAFGGVRRRFEFKGRAGDVRVYDDYAHHPTEVAAQLRAVRHAAGSGRVVVVFQPHLYSRTKLFAAEFAEALGLADEVVLLNVYGAREEPEPGVSGTLIAEKITGAGVHYEPAFDRAVALAADLVKPGDLLVTMGAGDVTQLGPEILAELDRRAGG
- a CDS encoding cell division protein FtsQ/DivIB is translated as MATRARSEERSRPSTRRSSSAVRSRRGRRPLTARRRTGTGVSRRRALRRRWVALLTVLTVAGLAYVVLFTSLLGVRSVEVHGANSVPGDQILAAAAVPDLKPMLLLDTDEIAARVTAIPGVATVDVSRSWPSTVDITVTERTPIGFTAAADGFHLVDSGGLDYKTVQNKPEGLPEVQVAAVAPDDPVTRSVVAVLATVPAPLKGQITVVRAKTPGGVEFTLAGGKTVRWGNAEKADRKAQVLNVLLTREGQVYDVASPELPTVS
- a CDS encoding OsmC family peroxiredoxin — its product is MPSRDATTHWEGGLQNGKGHVTLDSSNAGQFDVSFPTRAGNPEGQTSPEELIAAAHSSCLAMNLSGVLESQNLRADSIDVSAEVTLGPAAGGGFEISGIAITLRASVPGVDAAKFAELAKTAEQTCPVSKALAGTTITLDAALD
- a CDS encoding DinB family protein → MIRTEPAFDGGEREQLGAFLDFLREAVVLKCEGLTDEQARRSLVPSELTTIAGLVGHLTYVEHRWFEVVLAGRLSRWDEKLAADRDADFREALTIPLGDLVAAYRAQCAVSREIAAGLTPETLVSFRDGSVNLRYVLIHMVEETGRHVGHLDLLRELTDGRTGE